One genomic segment of Candidatus Effluviviaceae Genus V sp. includes these proteins:
- the purD gene encoding phosphoribosylamine--glycine ligase: protein VIKADGLAAGKGVAVAGNCEEAKAAVDAALLESRFGEAGHEVLIEEFLVGEEASVLALTDGERLAVLTPSQDHKRALEGDRGPNTGGMGAYAPAPVVSGAVLESVVTKVLEPTIAALAERTGEPYRGVLYAGLMITESGPSVVEFNCRFGDPETQPTLPLADCDLAEVMLAASRGELDPSSVGTRDGAAACVVMASGGYPGSYDKGKEISGLANAGSLEDVIVFHAGTRSEDGRVVTSGGRVLGVTALGHDLPSALERAYEGVGAISFEGAAYRRDIGHRALARL from the coding sequence CGTCATCAAGGCCGACGGCCTGGCCGCGGGGAAGGGCGTCGCCGTGGCCGGGAACTGCGAGGAGGCGAAGGCGGCCGTCGACGCGGCGCTTCTCGAGTCGCGTTTCGGCGAGGCCGGTCACGAGGTGCTCATCGAGGAGTTCCTGGTCGGGGAGGAGGCGTCGGTTCTGGCCCTGACGGACGGCGAGCGTCTGGCCGTTCTCACGCCGTCGCAGGACCACAAGCGCGCGCTCGAGGGCGACCGCGGCCCGAACACGGGCGGGATGGGCGCGTACGCGCCGGCGCCCGTCGTGTCCGGCGCGGTTCTTGAGAGCGTCGTGACGAAGGTCCTCGAACCGACCATCGCGGCGCTCGCCGAGAGGACCGGCGAGCCCTACAGAGGCGTGCTCTACGCCGGCCTCATGATCACGGAGTCCGGACCCAGCGTCGTCGAGTTCAACTGCCGCTTCGGCGACCCGGAGACCCAGCCGACCCTGCCGCTCGCAGACTGTGACCTCGCCGAAGTCATGCTCGCGGCGTCCCGCGGCGAGCTCGACCCGTCGAGCGTCGGGACCCGGGACGGCGCCGCCGCGTGCGTCGTCATGGCGTCAGGCGGCTATCCCGGTTCGTACGATAAGGGGAAGGAGATCTCCGGGCTCGCGAACGCCGGGTCGCTCGAGGACGTCATCGTGTTCCACGCGGGCACCCGGAGCGAGGACGGGCGCGTCGTGACATCGGGCGGTCGGGTGCTGGGCGTGACGGCGCTCGGCCATGACCTTCCGTCCGCGCTCGAACGCGCCTACGAGGGCGTCGGCGCCATCAGCTTCGAGGGCGCCGCGTACCGGCGGGACATCGGTCACCGCGCGCTGGCGCGGCTCTGA